One region of Manis pentadactyla isolate mManPen7 chromosome 9, mManPen7.hap1, whole genome shotgun sequence genomic DNA includes:
- the TIGD3 gene encoding tigger transposable element-derived protein 3, translating to MELSSKKKLHALSLAEKIQVLELLDESKMSQSEVARRFQVSQPQISRICKNKEKLLADWCSGTANRERKRKRESKYSGIDEALLCWYHIARTKAWDVTGPMLLHKAKELADIMGQDFVPSIGWLVRWKRRNNVGFGARHVLATPFPPEPPSSGPMAQAQLPLSLKDFSPEDLFGCVEVPLFYRAVPGRVGICDQVQVLLCANSRGTEKRRVLVSGLQAASRCFFGVSSEALPASYHPDLGIPWSEWLAQFDRDMGQQGRQVALLLAARVAEELAGLPGLCHVRLLPLSAAGIMPSLPSSVVRSFKAHYRHRLLGKLAAIQSKRAGTSLAEAGAGVTGLDALHMAAAAWAKVPPQLIVSSFIQEGLAPWKMPLSPDKASEMPPAPGGLSHEEFSRFVDLEGEGPVSGACKEETGTEGEEGAGEDGFESLPTKADALRALGTLRRWFECNSTSPELFEKFYACEEEVERLCCL from the coding sequence ATGGAGCTGAGCAGCAAGAAGAAGCTTCATGCCCTGTCTCTGGCTGAAAAGATCCAGGTGCTGGAACTCCTGGATGAGTCCAAGATGTCCCAGTCAGAGGTGGCCCGGCGCTTCCAGGTCTCCCAGCCCCAAATCTCACGCATCTGCAAGAATAAGGAGAAGCTGCTGGCGGACTGGTGCAGCGGCACAGCCAACCGCGAGCGGAAGCGCAAGCGGGAGTCCAAGTACAGCGGGATCGACGAGGCTCTGCTCTGTTGGTACCACATTGCCCGGACCAAGGCCTGGGACGTGACGGGGCCCATGCTGCTCCACAAAGCCAAGGAGCTGGCGGACATCATGGGCCAGGATTTTGTGCCCAGCATCGGCTGGCTGGTCCGCTGGAAACGCCGAAACAATGTAGGCTTTGGGGCCCGCCATGTACTTGCAACTCCGTTCCCCCCTGAGCCGCCTTCCTCAGGCCCCATGGCCCAAGCCCAGCTGCCTCTTTCCCTTAAAGACTTCTCCCCAGAGGACCTTTTTGGCTGTGTGGAAGTGCCCTTGTTCTATCGGGCAGTGCCCGGCAGAGTGGGTATATGTGATCAAGTACAGGTGCTGCTCTGTGCCaacagcagaggcacagagaagcggCGGGTCTTGGTCAGTGGGCTCCAGGCTGCATCAAGGTGCTTCTTTGGGGTCAGCAGTGAGGCTCTGCCCGCCTCCTACCACCCTGACCTGGGCATCCCCTGGTCAGAGTGGTTGGCACAGTTTGATCGGGACATGGGGCAGCAAGGCCGACAGGTAGCCTTGCTGCTGGCTGCCCGAGTGGCAGAGGAGTTGGCAGGCCTGCCTGGGCTCTGCCATGTGAGGCTCTTGCCTCTGTCCGCTGCTGGCATCATGCCTTCCCTGCCTAGCTCCGTGGTCCGGTCCTTTAAGGCCCATTACCGGCACCGTCTGTTGGGCAAGCTGGCTGCCATCCAGAGCAAGAGGGCTGGCACCTCACTGGCTGAGGCTGGGGCAGGCGTCACAGGGCTGGATGCTCTGCACATGGCGGCGGCAGCCTGGGCCAAGGTGCCTCCCCAGCTCATTGTCAGCAGCTTCATTCAGGAGGGGCTGGCTCCCTGGAAAATGCCTCTGTCCCCAGACAAAGCCTCTGAGATGCCGCCAGCCCCTGGTGGGCTGAGCCACGAGGAGTTTTCCCGCTTTGTGGATCTGGAGGGTGAGGGGCCTGTGTCTGGAGCATGCAAAGAGGAGACGGGCACGGAAGGTGAGGAGGGGGCTGGAGAGGATGGCTTCGAGTCTCTGCCCACCAAAGCCGATGCCCTCCGGGCCCTGGGCACACTAAGGAGATGGTTTGAGTGCAATAGCACCTCTCCTGAACTATTTGAAAAATTCTATGCCTGTGAGGAGGAGGTGGAGCGGCTCTGTTGCCTGTGA